A single region of the Biomphalaria glabrata chromosome 15, xgBioGlab47.1, whole genome shotgun sequence genome encodes:
- the LOC106050757 gene encoding metabotropic glutamate receptor 4-like: MDCIQNHSLLSYLRDVSFNGYSGPIRFNSEGDVPGKYVIYQMTWDYATVPFDYGNPASPLRMGLVTKEVAFYDIASEDVAYTSTNISWDHLKKVDRLVPLGDGELDKGIPESVCSRPCVVGEYKIQMELSCCWECRKCRENEKIINQNTSCEECPLFTWPDPQTGFTSCLNIPLTYPTLSQTLTIVQLFLAVFGLAITILASAMFLHYRDSRVIKAASRELSLLQLAAIFTGYVTVVCFQSAPTPTSCAALYVIFCLSFAMLYCPLFVKAVRIFRIFQSSTKNNKRPRFVSPQSQVVISVGLICIQVVLCVVVVLAYTPTSRRTQMVRTERFVELTCDMTLQGLASFLTYNLVLVSLCSIFAFKTRHLPDNFNESKFISMCVSTTLVIWLAFVPTYFTAGREYVRTLLLSVALLLNHTVALVFLFMPKIYAAIYVPSEPVVTTRFNTISTRVHHLTSTNRVAPSPGSVNMT, translated from the exons ATGGACTGCATTCAGAACCATTCTTTACTTAGCTACCTCCGCGATGTCTCCTTTAACGGATACAGTGGCCCCATCAGGTTTAACAGCGAAGGCGACGTTCCTGGAAAATACGTCATTTATCAGATGACGTGGGATTACGCCACGGTCCCTTTCGACTACGGTAATCCGGCTTCTCCGTTAAGGATGGGTTTGGTCACAAAAGAGGTGGCTTTTTACGACATCGCCAGCGAAGACGTCGCCTACACCAGCACCAACATATCCTGGGATCACTTGAAAAAAGTGGATCGTTTGGTGCCTCTGGGTGATGGCGAGCTCGACAAGGGAATTCCCGAATCCGTGTGCAGCAGACCTTGCGTTGTTGGCGAGTACAAGATACAAATGGAGCTGTCTTGCTGCTGGGAGTGCCGAAAGTGCCGAGAAAACGAAAAGATTATCAACCAAAACACCAGCTGCGAAGAGTGCCCATTGTTTACGTGGCCTGACCCTCAGACCGGCTTCACCTCTTGTCTGAACATCCCATTAACTTACCCCACCCTCTCCCAGACTTTAACAATTGTCCAGCTATTTTTAGCCGTATTCGGGCTAGCCATTACAATATTGGCCAGTGCGATGTTTCTCCACTACCGAGATTCTCGCGTCATTAAAGCGGCAAGCCGAGAACTGAGCCTGCTGCAGCTAGCAGCCATTTTCACCGGCTACGTCACAGTCGTCTGCTTCCAAAGCGCGCCAACGCCCACATCCTGCGCCGCGCTCTACGTCATCTTCTGCCTCAGTTTCGCCATGCTGTATTGCCCTTTATTTGTCAAGGCCGTCCGAATCTTCAGGATATTTCAAAGCAGCACCAAGAACAACAAAAGACCGAGATTCGTCAGCCCCCAGTCTCAGGTCGTCATCTCTGTCGGTCTGATTTGCATACAG GTGGTTCTTTGCGTGGTGGTCGTGTTGGCCTACACACCAACGTCCAGAAGAACACAGATGGTCAGGACCGAGCGCTTTGTTGAGCTGACCTGCGACATGACCCTCCAGGGCCTGGCCTCCTTCTTGACCTACAACCTGGTTCTGGTCAGCCTGTGCTCCATTTTCGCGTTCAAAACGCGCCACCTTCCGGACAATTTCAACGAGTCCAAGTTTATCTCCATGTGCGTGTCCACCACGCTGGTCATCTGGCTGGCCTTCGTCCCCACCTATTTCACCGCGGGGAGGGAATACGTCCGCACACTCCTCCTGTCTGTGGCCCTCTTGCTGAATCACACGGTCGCCCTTGTTTTCCTCTTCATGCCCAAGATCTACGCGGCCATCTACGTCCCCAGCGAGCCTGTGGTGACCACCAGGTTTAACACGATATCTACGAGGGTGCATCACCTGACCAGCACGAACAGAGTGGCGCCATCGCCTGGTTCGGTCAACATGACATGA